In Seriola aureovittata isolate HTS-2021-v1 ecotype China chromosome 24, ASM2101889v1, whole genome shotgun sequence, the following proteins share a genomic window:
- the gbx2 gene encoding homeobox protein GBX-2, with amino-acid sequence MSAAFSPSFMVMQRPLGSTTAFSIDSLIGGPPQPSPGHFVYTGYPMFMPYRSVVLQPPPPPPPALQQALPAGHHPHPQIPSLQSGFCSSLAQGLTQGMALTSTLMASLPGGFSPSQQHQEAARKFGSQALHAVFDKAQELRLDAEDGKSFLQGKESAALQAFHDTDTSVQTSTVRALSKEDSKEDECGRKDESFSMDSDLDYSSDDNLTSMCHKEDGDGGGLDDGPHLHGSSGGGSGSGGGAGSGGGGKNRRRRTAFTSEQLLELEKEFHCKKYLSLTERSQIAHALKLSEVQVKIWFQNRRAKWKRVKAGNVNNKSGEPSRNPKIVVPIPVHVSRFAIRSQHQQMEQARP; translated from the exons ATGAGCGCAGCGTTCAGTCCGTCCTTCATGGTGATGCAGCGGCCACTCGGAAGCACCACCGCCTTCAGCATCGACTCTCTGATCGGGGGGCCCCCGCAGCCCAGCCCGGGACACTTCGTCTACACCGGCTACCCGATGTTCATGCCGTACCGGTCGGTGGTGCTCCAGCCGCCGCCTCCGCCTCCTCCGGCCCTGCAGCAGGCTCTCCCCGCCGGCCACCACCCGCACCCGCAGATCCCCAGCCTGCAGAGCGGCTTCTGCTCCAGCCTGGCGCAGGGCCTGACGCAGGGCATGGCGCTCACCTCCACGCTCATGGCGTCGCTGCCCGGAGGATTCTCCCCGTCCCAACAGCACCAGGAGGCCGCCAGGAAGTTCGGCTCGCAGGCGCTGCACGCGGTCTTCGACAAGGCTCAGGAGCTGCGGCTGGACGCGGAGGACGGGAAGAGCTTCCTGCAGGGGAAGGAGTCCGCGGCTCTGCAGGCTTTCCACGACACGGACACGTCGGTGCAGACATCCACAG TCAGAGCACTCAGTAAAGAAGACTCCAAGGAGGACGAGTGCGGCCGGAAGGACGAGAGTTTCTCCATGGACAGTGACTTGGACTACAGCTCCGATGACAACCTCACCTCCATGTGCCACAAGGAGGACGGGGACGGCGGCGGCCTGGATGACGGCCCGCACCTGCACGGCTCCTCCGGCGGCGGCTCCGGGTCCGGCGGGGGAGCGGggagcggcggcggcggcaagAACCGGAGGCGGCGGACGGCGTTCACCAGcgagcagctgctggagctggagaaggagttCCACTGCAAAAAGTACCTGTCGTTAACCGAGCGCTCCCAGATCGCGCATGCGCTGAAGCTGAGCGAGGTGCAGGTGAAGATCTGGTTCCAGAACCGGCGCGCCAAGTGGAAACGGGTCAAAGCCGGGAACGTCAACAACAAGTCCGGGGAGCCGTCCCGGAACCCCAAAATAGTGGTCCCCATCCCGGTGCACGTGAGCCGCTTCGCAATAAGGAGTCAGCACCAGCAGATGGAGCAGGCCAGAccgtag